TGACGGAGGTTCGATTTTTCGGCCCCAGAATGTGCGGTCCGCTCCCTTGAACCGGCGGCGCAAATAGATGACCAAGGCCAGAAGCACTATCCAGGGGAGCGTGACCGTCAATATTGTTATCAGTGCGCCGATAGACGATCCCAACATACTTGAAATATTGTTCCATGCGCTTCGGATAGGAGCGGTGAAGCTACCCGCACCGGGCGCGTTTGATTCATAGTTAACAATGACTTTGCTGAACGTAATCCGTCCCCGCATTTCGGCAAGCCAGCTGCGGGCTTTGTCAATTTCCTCGTTGACTTCTGTGACCGCTCGCTCAGCTCTCACCAGCTCTTGAACACTTCCGCTGCGTGTGCGAAGCAATTCGGTCAACCGTTCGGAAAGCAGCTCCCGGCTACGCAAACGCGCTTCAGTGTCGACAATCTGCTTGGACAGGTCTTCCCCCTCAATGGCTGTAGAGGCTTCATATCCACCAGCTTCCTCAACGATATCTGTAAGGCCGGTGCCGAACCCCTTGGCCTTGGGCGCTGCGACTTCGAGGTGAAGCATTGCATAGGCGTAGTTTGCCTCATCACCGCTGCGCCTTAAGTTGATGACACGGCAGATAGATGGGCCCTGTTCCTCGCAATAGCTGGCATGTTGCTTTTGGACTTTGGAAATCTCTCCCGCAGAAACGCGATATCCAAATTCGTAACTATAAGCGATTTGCGGTTTGGAAACGGGAATATCATTACTGTTTGCGGTGTCGTCTGGCGCTTCTGATGCAGTATTACTGGAAGACTGTACCTCAGCTTTTGCATTGTCACGGGCAATTTCGCTAGCTGAACGCGCGCGCGCCTCAAAAAAGCCAAATTGGTTCTCAGGAGCCGCTGCTTTATCTGAGTCTGCCGAAACATAATCGGCGGCCTCATATTCCGCTGAATATTCACTGCCGTCGCTACACGCAGTCAGAGCGCATAGAGCCACTACGCAAAAAAATGAAGTTCGCATAAGTCCCGTTCCTCTCTTCGGGGAGCCTCCAGAGCTATTGTAGCAACAATATATCGTCAACGATAAAACGTGTAGTATGAAAGATGAACAGATAATGGATCAAATTTTTACTGATAAAAGACAGACGCTTTCCTAAATCTGTTTCCATTTCACAAACTGCAGGGTCTTAAAATGACGAAATATACCACCATCGATGAGGTCATGGAAACACTCTATGATTGCATTTCCGGGCCGCCGGGCGGACAAGAATGGGAGCGTGACCGGGAAATCTATCATCCCAAGGCGCTGATCAATCGTACGCGGATCGTTGATGGCAAGCCGGTCATCTTTCCCTTCAGCTACGATGAATTTGTCGAGGCTACCATCCCGCTGCTGGCGGGGCGGTCGTTCTATGAGATTGAAATTGGCCGCAAGACAGATGTCTTCGGGCAGATCGCCCATGTCTATTCAACCTATGAGGCACGTGAAACACCCGACCATCCGGAGATCCAGTTTCGCGGTGTGAACATGGTGCATTTGTGGAATGACGGATCACGATGGTGGATCATGGCGATGATCTGGGACAATGAGCGTGAAGGCGTGGATCTGCCGAAAGAATGGCTTAGCCAATAATCCCTCTCCACAAGCGGAATCGACCCTGCTATCGCTCATCGCATGAGTGATGTAACCGATCCGCCCGAAGCGGCACCCGAAGATGAATTTGACGCGATAGTCGATGCTCCTTTTGATTCTGCTCTTTCCGAGCGATATCTGATCTATGCGATGTCGACGATCACGGCGCGGTCGCTGCCGGACCTGCGCGATGGGCTAAAGCCCGTGCACCGGCGCCTGCTCTGGGCGATGCGGTTATTGAAGCTCGATCCTTCACAGGGCTATAAGAAATGCGCGCGGGTGGTCGGCGATGTTATCGGTAAATATCACCCGCATGGCGACCAGTCGGTCTATGATGCGATGGTCCGTCTCGCTCAGAGCTTTGCGATGCGCTACCCGCTTGTCGATGGGCAAGGGAATTTCGGCAATATCGATGGCGATAATGCGGCCGCCTATCGCTATACTGAAGCGCGCCTGACACGCACAGCGATTGAGTTGATGCACGGGCTGGACGAAGGCACGGTCGATTTCAAGCCCACCTATAATGGCGAAGATGAAGAGCCGGAAGTCATGCCCGGCCTGTTTCCCAATCTGCTCGCCAATGGTGCGAGCGGGATCGCGGTTGGCATGGCGACCAGCATTCCGTCGCATAATGTAGCCGAAGTTATCGATGCCGCGACCTTGCTGATTGAACGCCCCAAGGCCGAACATGCGGAGATTATGGAGATCATCAAAGGGCCTGATTTTGCAACCGGCGGCACGCTCGTCGATCCGAAATCGGTTATCGACGCAGCTTATGAAAGCGGGCGCGGCGCGATGCGCGTGCGGGCCAAATGGGAGAAAGAAGACGCCGAAGGGCGCGGTGCCTGGCAGATTGTCGTCACCGAAATTCCCTATCAGGTGCAAAAAGGCAAACTGATCGAACAGATTGCCCAGATTATTGCCGACAAGAAACTGCCTATTCTCGCCGATATTCGGGATGAATCCGATGATCAGATCCGCATCGTGCTCGAGCCCAAAAGCCGGGCAGTAGACCCCGATGATCTCATGAACGCCTTGTTCCGGATGAGCGACCTTGAAAATCGCTTCTCGCTCAACATGAACGTGCTCGACAAGGATCGCACGCCCAAGGTCATGGGCATTGCCGAAGTATTGCGGCACTGGATCACCCATCAGATCGAAGTGCTGGTACGCCGTTCGCAGCACCGGATCGACAAGATTGATGCGCGGCTGGAGCTGCTCGAAGGCTATATCATTGCCTATCTCAATCTCGACCGTGTGATCGAGATTATCCGCAATAATGACGAACCAAAGCCACTTTTGATGGATGAGTTCAAGCTTAATGATCGTCAAGCCGAAGCGATCCTCAACATGCGGCTGCGATCCTTGCGCAAGCTCGAGGAAATGGAGCTGCGGACGGAGCGTGACAAGTTGCTCGAAGAACGTGATGGCCTGGCGAAGCTGATCGAAAGCCCGGCGCGCCAGAAGACAAGGCTGAAAAAAGACCTTGCTGCGATGCGTAAACTTTACGCCGAGGACACAGAATTGGGTGCTCGCCGCACCATGCTGGAAGAAGCAGCGCCAGCACGCGAAATTTCCCTCGAAGCCTTTATCGAGAAAGAGCCGGTTACCGTGATCATGTCACAGCGCGGCTGGATCAAGGCGATGAAGGGCCATGCTGATCTGTCCAAACCAGAATCCTTCAAATTCAAAGAAGGCGACGGGCCGAAGTTCGCTTTTCACGCCCAGACAACTGACAAACTGCTCATGTGCTGTAAAAATGGCCGCTTCTACACCATAGGCGCGGACAAATTACCTGGCGCGCGCGGCTTTGGTGAGCCGGTTGCCTCCATGGTCGATATGGATCCGGGAACGGAACCAATTGCGATGATGGTTGCCGACATGAAGGCGAAGCTGCTGATCGCCTCGTCATGGGGCCGCGGCTTTGTCACCAATATCGCCGATGTGGTTGCGGAGACCAAAAAAGGCCGTCAGGTCGTCAACCTGAAAGGCGACGCTAAATTGCTGGTCGTCCGACCGGTGCCCGAAGGTGCGGATCATGTCGCCGCCATTGGAGAGAACCGCAAGCTAGTGGTCTTTGCCCTGTCCGAAATGCCGGAAATGGCCAAGGGTCAAGGCGTCATGCTGCAACGCTATAAAGATGGCGGCCTGTCAGATGCGACCGTGTTCAAACTGGAAGAAGGCCTGAGCTGGGCCATGGGCGGCGATACTGGTCGGACCCGTACCGAAAATGACCTGACCATGTGGCGGGTTGCGCGCGGTGCGGCGGGACGACTTCCGCCTACGGGGTTCCCGAAGAGCGGTAAGTTTGATTAAGTTTTGTTTCGAGAAAAGCTTCCAGGCCATCGGCTGACAGATTGGCAAAATCCAACAGTGCCTCTGGCGACAGGCCGGTACGCGCACTAGCGGAAAGACCAGCCAGGGCGATCATTGTCAGATTGGCGACCCGCTTGCTTTTGTCAGGATATTCAGTGGCGACAAAGTCAGCAATATGAGATTCGGTCTCGCAGCGCTTTTCGAAACAGATGTCACTCGCACCATTTTCATAATTGCGGTGCGCGCCTTCCAGCACCATGCAACCGGCAGTCTCCCTGTTTCGACTGTAAATTTCAGCGCCTGAAATCAATATACCGCGCAGCCCTTCTCGTACAGATGAGCTGCTTTCGATGGCTTTGGCGATAAACTGACCCTCGCGCGCAGAATATCGCTCCACCACAGCATCAAACAGGCCGCGCTTATTACCAAAGGCCGCATAGAGGCTGGGTGGTTTCATTCCGAATTCAGCGGTCAGTTGAGCGATGCCAACACGGTCGTAGCCCTGCGCATGGAAAAGATGCTGGGCGCGGTCCAGCACTTTTTCCGTGTCAAATTTTCTAGGGCGTCCACGGCCTTTGGCCGCGGGTTGTGCTGCCGCGCTGCTCACAGATTTTTCTATTTTTTTAGTCATCGCTATAAATTTCTCTTGAATTTTAATTTTCGCTGTTTATGTAGCAATCACTACATTAATTGACAAGGACATATATCATGACAGATTTTACCAACAAGAATATCCTCGTAATGGGCGGTAGTCGCGGTATTGGCGAAGCCATAGTGAAGCGTTTTGCGAAAGACGGTGGCGATGTGACTTTCACCTATGCCCACTCATCTGATCGGGCCGAACAGCTTGCGGCGGAAACGGATAGCAAAGCTATGCAATCGGATAGTGCCGAGCGGGATGGCGTGATTGAAACGGTGAAACAATTAGGAGCGCTGGACGTCATCGTGGTCAATGCGGGTGTTCTGGAAATGGGTGATCCGTTGGAACTCGATCCCGATGCCATTGACCGGATGATCGATATCAATGTGCGCGCACCTTATCATGCCTTTGTCGAGGCAGGCCGGCAGATGAACGAAAATGGCCGGATGATCGTGATCGGTTCCACCAATGCAGACCGTATGCCCTTCCCTGGCGGAGCGGCCTATGCGCTGAGCAAATCAGCCATGAAGGGCATGGTGCAAGGGCTAGCCCGGGATTTCGGCGAACGCAGTATCACGGTAAATGCAATCCAGCCGGGGCCGGTTGATACCGAAATGAACCCAGCTGACGGCCCAATGAAAGATATGATGCATGGGTTCATGGCGATCAAACGGCATGCCCGTGCAGATGAAATCGCTGGGATGGCAGCTTATCTTGCCGGCGAGGAAGCGGGCATCGTCACAGGAGCGTCTCATACAATAGATGGCGGCTTCGGTGCCTAGATCCCGGGGCTAGTGATCCCATCTCCAAAGGAAAATCATTGTTCTGCCCCAACCGCCATCTCACGGGGACCGGGTGGAGCGATGGTTTTCTTGCCGCATCACATCATTCTGCATTCCACCTATTTTTTCATATACCATAGGGCATTCACGATAAGCCATTTTCCGTCAAAATTACCCATGTGGAAATAGTCGACAAACCACGGCGTTTCGAGCCGGACCGAAGCGGCGTTTCCGGTTACATCAAGAATTTTGCAGGTGCGGTCCCACTCGTCTGGAGGCGTTTTGAGCGCGCCCTGCTTAGTAAGAGAAACAAGCTCTTCTTTGCTCATCCGCCGCAACCCGAAGTTTTCATATTGCTGGTTTCCAATCACCGCTCTTTTGGCAAGGTCAGGGTGCAGCGACCGCGCTACCCTATCAGCATCTCCTTCAAGTTGTCCGTCGACATAATCGTGACAGGTCGCTTCAATGGCAGCGAGCGTTGCCGTATCTGCCCCGCTTGGCTGAGTTGCAGCCGTGGCTGCTGCGACAACAAGAGGAATGAATTCCATGATCTGACCTTTCCTTTGAAATCATATTATCGGTCTTAAACCTCATCCTTCTTCTGAAACGCCGGAAATTCTGCGCAAGCATCATAATCCGCCTTGACCATTGCATAGCGTTGGCCAATCCCGCCGGCGAACTCGGGATGGGTGAAGATGTAGAGGCGATCCGCCTCAACACATTGTGCCGTCCATTCGGCAACGTCGGCGGGATCGATCCCGCCATCGATAACCGCCGCCATCGCCTGAAATTGTGGATCGCTCTCACTTCCGCCGCCAGTGGGTTTGGTCAAGGCGCTCCGGTGGATATTCGTTTTCACCCAGGCCGGGCACAGTATACTGACACCGATATTGCTTGGCGCCAGTTCTTGCTTCAATGCTTCCGAATAACCGACAACGGCGAACTTGGTTGCGTTATAAGGTGCCATTCCGGGAGCGGCGCCATGGCCAGCCATGGACGCAGTGTTTATGAAATACCCGCCTTCGCCATGGCTCTGGATCAGCGGTGTGAATATCTCCACACCATGGGCAACACCAATCAGGTTGATTTCAACAATCCAGCGCCAGTCTTTCATATCGATTTCGCCAGGAACGCCGCCTAGGGCAACGCCGGCATTATTGACCACAATATGGACTTTGCCAAAACGATCAATTGTCGCCTTGGCTGCGGCGCGAACTTGCGCTTCATCCGCGACATCGCACAGGACCGTTTCAACATCGGCACCATCCGCGCTAAGCTCTGCGGCGGCCTGATTGAGCTTCTCTTCATCGATATCCGCTAACATGATCTTGACCCCTCGGGCCGCAAATGCATGTGCGATGGCAAGGCCGATACCCGCTGCCCCACCGGTTATAAAACTGACCATATCTTTGTTGATTTTCATATATCTATCCTTTGTGATCAGCTGGTGGATTAGCTGCTCTTGATTATGTCGTGCGCAAGTGCACGCACTCGGTCTTCATCGGGAAAATGTTCGGCGATCCAGGCTGTTTCTATGGCCTTCAAGCTTTTGGCCACAATCGGTCCAGGCATCAGCCCCATCTCTATCAGATCGCCCCCGGTAATCGGGAATACGGGTTTTGACCAGTCTTTGAGCTTGGCAAGACTGGTGCCCAGCTCGTCATCCGCAGCAAAAAGCAGCATTATGTCTTGCGCAGCATCTACTCCATGATGGTAAGCAATAGCCTGGATGTCCGATAAAGCGGGTTTCAATGCCGTCAACCGATCAGCAACAGCGCGACGTAATTTTTTGGAACATCGAAGGCTAGTTACAATCTGCGCCGTCTTGTCAGGATCTTTGGGAAGCAAACCGACCAGACGGCGCATGGGATCGGGTGCGATATCGTGGGCTTCCTCGCGCAGGACCAGTGTGGCCAGCAAGGGACCAGCTTCGGGATCGATCTCCGCGACAATATTGGCAAAAACATCCGCTTCGATCATCTCCTGCACAGCATAGACAGGATCAGCAGCGCTCAACAGTTTTATAAGCTCGTCCGCCACACGTTCGCGCGATAGCTTGGACAATTCACGCGCGGCTTTTCGGCATGCGTCAAACGTCTCCTGATCGACATCATGTTGACCAAACCGCGCGAGAAAGCGAAAATAGCGCATGATCCGGAGATGGTCTTCAGCGATCCGTTGCTCGGCAGAACCGATAAAACGGATATGCCGATTTTCGAGATCGGTTAGCCCGCCAAAATAGTCATAAATTTCCAGTGTTTCGGGATCAGCAAACAGCGCATTAATGGTAAAGTCACGGCGTGCTGCATCTTCTTTCCAATCATCGCTAAATGCGACTGTGGCCCTACGCCCGTCGGTTGAAACGTCGCGGCGCAAAGTGGTAATTTCAACGGGGCCATCTTCGGTAACGGCCGTTACCGTGCCATGTTCAATGCCGGTGGGGACAGCCGAAATATTCGCATCTTTCA
This DNA window, taken from Parasphingorhabdus litoris DSM 22379, encodes the following:
- a CDS encoding DUF4349 domain-containing protein, with product MRTSFFCVVALCALTACSDGSEYSAEYEAADYVSADSDKAAAPENQFGFFEARARSASEIARDNAKAEVQSSSNTASEAPDDTANSNDIPVSKPQIAYSYEFGYRVSAGEISKVQKQHASYCEEQGPSICRVINLRRSGDEANYAYAMLHLEVAAPKAKGFGTGLTDIVEEAGGYEASTAIEGEDLSKQIVDTEARLRSRELLSERLTELLRTRSGSVQELVRAERAVTEVNEEIDKARSWLAEMRGRITFSKVIVNYESNAPGAGSFTAPIRSAWNNISSMLGSSIGALITILTVTLPWIVLLALVIYLRRRFKGADRTFWGRKIEPPSPTED
- the parC gene encoding DNA topoisomerase IV subunit A; the encoded protein is MSDVTDPPEAAPEDEFDAIVDAPFDSALSERYLIYAMSTITARSLPDLRDGLKPVHRRLLWAMRLLKLDPSQGYKKCARVVGDVIGKYHPHGDQSVYDAMVRLAQSFAMRYPLVDGQGNFGNIDGDNAAAYRYTEARLTRTAIELMHGLDEGTVDFKPTYNGEDEEPEVMPGLFPNLLANGASGIAVGMATSIPSHNVAEVIDAATLLIERPKAEHAEIMEIIKGPDFATGGTLVDPKSVIDAAYESGRGAMRVRAKWEKEDAEGRGAWQIVVTEIPYQVQKGKLIEQIAQIIADKKLPILADIRDESDDQIRIVLEPKSRAVDPDDLMNALFRMSDLENRFSLNMNVLDKDRTPKVMGIAEVLRHWITHQIEVLVRRSQHRIDKIDARLELLEGYIIAYLNLDRVIEIIRNNDEPKPLLMDEFKLNDRQAEAILNMRLRSLRKLEEMELRTERDKLLEERDGLAKLIESPARQKTRLKKDLAAMRKLYAEDTELGARRTMLEEAAPAREISLEAFIEKEPVTVIMSQRGWIKAMKGHADLSKPESFKFKEGDGPKFAFHAQTTDKLLMCCKNGRFYTIGADKLPGARGFGEPVASMVDMDPGTEPIAMMVADMKAKLLIASSWGRGFVTNIADVVAETKKGRQVVNLKGDAKLLVVRPVPEGADHVAAIGENRKLVVFALSEMPEMAKGQGVMLQRYKDGGLSDATVFKLEEGLSWAMGGDTGRTRTENDLTMWRVARGAAGRLPPTGFPKSGKFD
- a CDS encoding TetR/AcrR family transcriptional regulator, with translation MTKKIEKSVSSAAAQPAAKGRGRPRKFDTEKVLDRAQHLFHAQGYDRVGIAQLTAEFGMKPPSLYAAFGNKRGLFDAVVERYSAREGQFIAKAIESSSSVREGLRGILISGAEIYSRNRETAGCMVLEGAHRNYENGASDICFEKRCETESHIADFVATEYPDKSKRVANLTMIALAGLSASARTGLSPEALLDFANLSADGLEAFLETKLNQTYRSSGTP
- the bdcA gene encoding SDR family oxidoreductase gives rise to the protein MTDFTNKNILVMGGSRGIGEAIVKRFAKDGGDVTFTYAHSSDRAEQLAAETDSKAMQSDSAERDGVIETVKQLGALDVIVVNAGVLEMGDPLELDPDAIDRMIDINVRAPYHAFVEAGRQMNENGRMIVIGSTNADRMPFPGGAAYALSKSAMKGMVQGLARDFGERSITVNAIQPGPVDTEMNPADGPMKDMMHGFMAIKRHARADEIAGMAAYLAGEEAGIVTGASHTIDGGFGA
- a CDS encoding nuclear transport factor 2 family protein, with protein sequence MEFIPLVVAAATAATQPSGADTATLAAIEATCHDYVDGQLEGDADRVARSLHPDLAKRAVIGNQQYENFGLRRMSKEELVSLTKQGALKTPPDEWDRTCKILDVTGNAASVRLETPWFVDYFHMGNFDGKWLIVNALWYMKK
- a CDS encoding SDR family NAD(P)-dependent oxidoreductase, which translates into the protein MKINKDMVSFITGGAAGIGLAIAHAFAARGVKIMLADIDEEKLNQAAAELSADGADVETVLCDVADEAQVRAAAKATIDRFGKVHIVVNNAGVALGGVPGEIDMKDWRWIVEINLIGVAHGVEIFTPLIQSHGEGGYFINTASMAGHGAAPGMAPYNATKFAVVGYSEALKQELAPSNIGVSILCPAWVKTNIHRSALTKPTGGGSESDPQFQAMAAVIDGGIDPADVAEWTAQCVEADRLYIFTHPEFAGGIGQRYAMVKADYDACAEFPAFQKKDEV
- a CDS encoding CCA tRNA nucleotidyltransferase, translated to MGNYGRYIGQLVKAVGLVFMKLPEAPWHQRQSLKDLIAVLDGHRGATRFVGGAVRDTLLSIPAKDIDLATILKPDMVMARLKDANISAVPTGIEHGTVTAVTEDGPVEITTLRRDVSTDGRRATVAFSDDWKEDAARRDFTINALFADPETLEIYDYFGGLTDLENRHIRFIGSAEQRIAEDHLRIMRYFRFLARFGQHDVDQETFDACRKAARELSKLSRERVADELIKLLSAADPVYAVQEMIEADVFANIVAEIDPEAGPLLATLVLREEAHDIAPDPMRRLVGLLPKDPDKTAQIVTSLRCSKKLRRAVADRLTALKPALSDIQAIAYHHGVDAAQDIMLLFAADDELGTSLAKLKDWSKPVFPITGGDLIEMGLMPGPIVAKSLKAIETAWIAEHFPDEDRVRALAHDIIKSS